The Prochlorococcus sp. MIT 0603 DNA window TGAGTCAAACTCTTCAAGCGAAAAACCGGCTCCGTTAAAGTCGTACTTTTTAACTCTGCTATTTGGATCATCAGCTGAAGGAATATCTTCCTGAGCAAATGATTCTTCTTCAGAAGCCTCTTGAGGTTTTGAATCAACATTGCCCTCAGTTGCTATTTCAGCTTGAGGATTTGCTTCTCCAGTTTCTTCTATCTCTAATTCTTTTGCAGGAGAAGAGGAATTGTCAGACATGTTTTGCTAGCAGTATGCCTATAAGGCAATGCGATAGTGTTTCCTTTGGGCCTGCCAACCAAAAGGATATGAGACACTACTCTACACCTCAGCTATTAAGCAATTGTCGCAAATTCCTGAGAAGGTTTAAAACTTTCTAATGTTTCAATGAAATCATTGATCCCATTGAACTGTCGATAAACCGAAGCAAATCGAATATATGCCACTTCATTAATTTCTTTTAAATGGAGAAGGATCATTTCTCCTAAATCACAGCTACTTATTTCCTTGTTATTGCGTTGTTGTAGTTGACTTTCAATTTCATCAACAATCATCTCGACTTTTTCATTGCTAATAGAAGTTTTTTCACATGCTCTTGTAAGACCATTTATCAATTTGCTTCTGCTATATGTTTCTTTAGAGTTACTGCGTTTAATAACGCTTATAGGAACAGTTTCCACCCTCTCATAGGTGGTGAAACGGAAGTCACAATTAAGACATTCTCTGCGTCTTCTGACACATTTCCCTGAATCTGCAGACCTTGATTCCAATACTCTGCTATCAGTGTTCTGGCATGAGGGGCATTGCATGGTGCCCTAGGGGGTAAAATAGTGTTTAATTTTACTTTATCTATCCTTTGCGCTTATGGAAAGGGGTAAAGGATAGATATATAGATATAAGGCTTGATTTTTATTTTATTTATCAATTAAGCCATTAAAAAAGCCCTGCTTTATTAATGCAGGGCTTTTTTAGTCATTTACTTGTCAAACTTCGGAGGATCGCGAAACGCGACAGCGAAGAATAAAGTCACTACTGCCAGAGTGAGAATAAGGACGTAGGAGAAAGCTTCCATAGGGATTTTAGATAGTGGCTAAAGATTCCTTGCGATTAAGCACGCCCAGGAACACGACGAGTAGATTCATCTCCAAGTTTTTTGAAGACACCAAATTGAACTTGATCTCCAATATCTGGATCGACACCAGTAAAGGTATCACGGTAAAGAGTTCTGGCAGCGTGCCACCAATGTCCAAATA harbors:
- the nrdR gene encoding transcriptional regulator NrdR — its product is MQCPSCQNTDSRVLESRSADSGKCVRRRRECLNCDFRFTTYERVETVPISVIKRSNSKETYSRSKLINGLTRACEKTSISNEKVEMIVDEIESQLQQRNNKEISSCDLGEMILLHLKEINEVAYIRFASVYRQFNGINDFIETLESFKPSQEFATIA
- a CDS encoding photosystem II reaction center protein T — protein: MEAFSYVLILTLAVVTLFFAVAFRDPPKFDK